ACTATATGGACCCCTTCAATAATAGTACTGATACCCTCCTTAACTGAACGTTCTATAATAGCCTCAATACCTACATTGACAACATCAACATGACTGATGAATCCTTCAATAACATTATCAATACGAATAGAAGGAGTTCTTATGCTTTCATAAGCATCAAAACTGGATTTATGAATAACAGGACTCAGTTCCTTAGAAACAATTTTACGCATTACCTCACGAATCATATCAGTACTTATCAGATTTTTTAATCTAAGTCTATTTGCAAGTTCAAATGCCATAGATGAAGTACCAACTCCAGAAGCACCACCAATTAAAATAATTAATGGTTTTTTGGAATTTCTAAGTGACCTCCAGTTTTTATATTTTCTTGCAATGACCGGATCAATACGTTTAAGGTGTTGTAAAATAACTTCAGCCAACTCATAACTAGGAATTTCAGATATTTTTCTTTCGATTAACTCATCTTCTATATCACTAGCTATTTTATGAGCTCTATCAAAACCTATATCC
This Methanobrevibacter sp. DNA region includes the following protein-coding sequences:
- a CDS encoding 2-phosphoglycerate kinase, translated to MIWITSEVDGDVYKEPFSKGILSRSLNIADIGFDRAHKIASDIEDELIERKISEIPSYELAEVILQHLKRIDPVIARKYKNWRSLRNSKKPLIILIGGASGVGTSSMAFELANRLRLKNLISTDMIREVMRKIVSKELSPVIHKSSFDAYESIRTPSIRIDNVIEGFISHVDVVNVGIEAIIERSVKEGISTIIEGVHIVPGFIRKDLMENNNIIIFTLTVDDEESHKQRFYSRCRQPWVKRSLERYMENFDTIRKTQKFLMEQAKIHDSRIINNVDINQTIDIMVNDILEEFGGEDNDE